A single Lolium perenne isolate Kyuss_39 chromosome 6, Kyuss_2.0, whole genome shotgun sequence DNA region contains:
- the LOC127306149 gene encoding probable auxin efflux carrier component 9, producing the protein MISGSAVYQVLEAMAPLYTAAALGYVSVRWLKAFSDEQCAGINHFVALYAVPVLIFHMVSTNDLYAMSGRLIAADTLQKLAILLGLVAPILWARSRRHRDDDGTKAAPSLQLEWVVTAFSVASLPNTIIMGVPLLRGMYGEVSTTLLKPIVVMQFCFWYNVIIFLYEYMEAMRAAATVTKEIISPPGSPEKGDPMRVVIIETTDVTVASLAQGSIVVQTNTTSVGKDKEAGTFGDVAKAPSVKHVLWMAVKKILRIPNTYASILGLIWSLVAFKCGIKMPKVIDDSLFTIYSTAVGLSMFSSGTFIARQSRFIPCGYTIASMSMLLKFLIGPVVMLIASLVVGMHGTMLHMAVVQAALPLAVTSFVYAEEYKVHADIMSTGVIFGIFISLPVTIVYYILLGSWWN; encoded by the exons ATGATCTCGGGCTCGGCCGTGTACCAGGTCCTCGAGGCCATGGCGCCGCTCTACACGGCGGCGGCCCTGGGGTACGTGTCGGTGCGGTGGCTCAAGGCCTTCTCCGACGAGCAGTGCGCGGGGATCAACCACTTTGTCGCGCTCTATGCCGTGCCCGTGCTCATCTTCCACATGGTCTCCACCAACGACCTCTACGCCATGAGCGGCCGCCTCATCGCCGCCGACACCCTGCAGAAGCTGGCCATCCTGCTCGGCCTCGTGGCCCCGATCCTGTGGGCGCGCTCGCGCCGCCACCGAGACGATGACGGGACCAAGGCAGCTCCCTCGCTGCAGCTGGAGTGGGTGGTCACCGCCTTCTCCGTCGCCTCGCTGCCCAACACCATCATCATGGGCGTGCCGCTCCTCAGGGGCATGTACGGCGAGGTCTCCACCACCCTCCTCAAGCCCATCGTCGTGATGCAGTTCTGTTTCTGGTACAATGTCATTATCTTCCTCTACGAATACATGGAGGCCATGCGCGCAGCCGCCACGGTGACCAAGGAGATCATCAGCCCTCCTGGATCGCCAGAGAAAGGTGACCCCATGAGGGTGGTGATCATTGAGACCACGGATGTCACGGTCGCTTCCCTGGCGCAAGGTAGCATCGTTGTCCAGACGAATACGACGTCAGTCGGCAAGGACAAGGAGGCAGGTACCTTTGGAGACGTCGCCAAGGCGCCGTCGGTGAAGCATGTCTTGTGGATGGCAGTGAAGAAGATTCTGAGGATTCCAAATACATACGCCAGCATCCTTGGCCTCATCTGGTCTCTGGTTGCCTTCAA GTGTGGAATCAAGATGCCAAAAGTTATCGACGACTCCCTCTTCACAATATACAGCACAGCTGTTGGCCTCAGCATGTTCTCTTCAG GGACGTTCATTGCCCGACAGTCACGGTTCATTCCGTGCGGCTACACCATCGCCTCAATGTCGATGCTCCTCAAGTTTCTCATAGGCCCGGTGGTGATGTTGATCGCCTCCCTCGTCGTCGGCATGCACGGCACCATGCTGCACATGGCCGTTGTACAG GCGGCTTTACCCCTGGCCGTGACTTCGTTTGTGTACGCTGAAGAGTACAAGGTCCACGCCGACATCATGAGCACAGG GGTTATTTTTGGGATATTCATCTCACTTCCTGTCACCATCGTGTACTACATTCTATTGGGATCATGGTGGAACTAA
- the LOC127306147 gene encoding uncharacterized protein isoform X1 yields MGLEREEDLSSVAWIAEEWEGWEERRRSSAERGGGGGARDICWDLEAPRWGSWAKLLLSVSQTRTRSNKQSARAMLRLQSHLLRAAASPLHRFHLSTAAAAASTTPAQFVVEDYLVASCGLAPAKALRASKYLSHLKSPANADAVRAFLADAGIAKADIASAIACFPRLLCSSVDKTLTPRLAQLLDMGLSPPQISRLYAFAPSLSPARISRLAFYLSLLGSYDKVEAAIRFNFSLLSRNIDTVKLNIAFLQQCGLTCDDIADLYARGRTGNLLTSSLEHVKGMVACIERLGVSCDSGMFKAALVTVCNQRPERITAKLELLERALGCSEARMAVCKLPTILNLSELTLGYRVEFMRTEFGLEPSYIAHRPAILMYSLQRRLIPRHFVIHVLKSKGLVKRDIDLFHVFCITHNKFVDKYLDRR; encoded by the coding sequence ATGGGGCTGGAGAGGGAAGAAGACTTGAGCAGCGTGGCGTGGATTGCGGAGGAGTGGGAGGGGTGGGAGGAGAGGCGGCGGAGCAGCGCGgagagaggcggcggcggcggcgcacgagACATTTGCTGGGACTTGGAGGCCCCAAGATGGGGCAGCTGGGCCAAGTTGCTGTTATCAGTATCACAAACACGAACTCGCTCAAATAAGCAGTCAGCGCGAGCGATGCTCCGCCTCCAAAGCCacctcctccgcgccgccgcctctcccctCCACCGCTTCCAcctctccaccgccgccgccgccgcctccacaaCCCCTGCCCAGTTCGTCGTCGAGGACTACCTCGTCGCGTCGTGCGGCCTCGCACCAGCGAAAGCGCTCAGGGCCTCCAAGTACCTCTCCCACCTCAAGTCGCCTGCCAATGCCGACGCCGTCCGCGCGTTCCTCGCCGACGCCGGGATCGCCAAAGCCGACATCGCCTCGGCCATTGCCTGCTTCCCTCGGCTCCTCTGCTCCAGCGTCGACAAAACCCTAACCCCCCGCCTCGCTCAGCTCCTGGACATGGGCCTCTCCCCTCCCCAGATCTCCCGCCTCTACGCCTTCGCGCCCTCCCTCAGCCCCGCCCGGATCTCCCGCCTCGCCTTCTACCTCTCCTTGCTGGGATCCTACGACAAGGTGGAGGCTGCCATCAGGTTTAACTTCTCCCTCCTCTCAAGAAACATTGACACCGTCAAGCTCAACATCGCGTTCCTGCAGCAGTGCGGACTAACCTGTGACGATATCGCCGACCTCTACGCGCGTGGACGTACCGGCAATCTGCTCACCAGCAGTTTAGAGCATGTCAAGGGAATGGTAGCATGTATCGAGAGGCTAGGCGTGAGCTGCGACTCCGGGATGTTCAAGGCAGCCCTTGTCACCGTCTGCAACCAAAGGCCTGAGAGGATTACCGCGAAACTCGAGTTACTGGAGAGGGCTCTTGGATGCTCGGAGGCCAGGATGGCCGTGTGCAAGCTGCCCACCATCCTTAACCTGTCGGAGCTCACGCTAGGCTACAGGGTGGAGTTCATGAGGACCGAGTTTGGGTTAGAGCCTTCATACATCGCGCACAGGCCTGCCATTCTCATGTACAGCTTGCAGAGGCGGCTCATCCCACGGCATTTTGTCATCCATGTTCTCAAGTCCAAGGGCTTGGTCAAGAGAGACATTGACTTGTTCCACGTGTTTTGTATTACCCACAACAAATTTGTAGACAAGTACCTTGACCGTCGGTGA
- the LOC127306147 gene encoding transcription termination factor MTERF15, mitochondrial isoform X2: MGLEREEDLSSVAWIAEEWEGWEERRRSSAERGGGGGARDICWDLEAPRWGSWAKLLLSVSQTRTRSNKQSARAMLRLQSHLLRAAASPLHRFHLSTAAAAASTTPAQFVVEDYLVASCGLAPAKALRASKYLSHLKSPANADAVRAFLADAGIAKADIASAIACFPRLLCSSVDKTLTPRLAQLLDMGLSPPQISRLYAFAPSLSPARISRLAFYLSLLGSYDKQCGLTCDDIADLYARGRTGNLLTSSLEHVKGMVACIERLGVSCDSGMFKAALVTVCNQRPERITAKLELLERALGCSEARMAVCKLPTILNLSELTLGYRVEFMRTEFGLEPSYIAHRPAILMYSLQRRLIPRHFVIHVLKSKGLVKRDIDLFHVFCITHNKFVDKYLDRR, from the exons ATGGGGCTGGAGAGGGAAGAAGACTTGAGCAGCGTGGCGTGGATTGCGGAGGAGTGGGAGGGGTGGGAGGAGAGGCGGCGGAGCAGCGCGgagagaggcggcggcggcggcgcacgagACATTTGCTGGGACTTGGAGGCCCCAAGATGGGGCAGCTGGGCCAAGTTGCTGTTATCAGTATCACAAACACGAACTCGCTCAAATAAGCAGTCAGCGCGAGCGATGCTCCGCCTCCAAAGCCacctcctccgcgccgccgcctctcccctCCACCGCTTCCAcctctccaccgccgccgccgccgcctccacaaCCCCTGCCCAGTTCGTCGTCGAGGACTACCTCGTCGCGTCGTGCGGCCTCGCACCAGCGAAAGCGCTCAGGGCCTCCAAGTACCTCTCCCACCTCAAGTCGCCTGCCAATGCCGACGCCGTCCGCGCGTTCCTCGCCGACGCCGGGATCGCCAAAGCCGACATCGCCTCGGCCATTGCCTGCTTCCCTCGGCTCCTCTGCTCCAGCGTCGACAAAACCCTAACCCCCCGCCTCGCTCAGCTCCTGGACATGGGCCTCTCCCCTCCCCAGATCTCCCGCCTCTACGCCTTCGCGCCCTCCCTCAGCCCCGCCCGGATCTCCCGCCTCGCCTTCTACCTCTCCTTGCTGGGATCCTACGACAAG CAGTGCGGACTAACCTGTGACGATATCGCCGACCTCTACGCGCGTGGACGTACCGGCAATCTGCTCACCAGCAGTTTAGAGCATGTCAAGGGAATGGTAGCATGTATCGAGAGGCTAGGCGTGAGCTGCGACTCCGGGATGTTCAAGGCAGCCCTTGTCACCGTCTGCAACCAAAGGCCTGAGAGGATTACCGCGAAACTCGAGTTACTGGAGAGGGCTCTTGGATGCTCGGAGGCCAGGATGGCCGTGTGCAAGCTGCCCACCATCCTTAACCTGTCGGAGCTCACGCTAGGCTACAGGGTGGAGTTCATGAGGACCGAGTTTGGGTTAGAGCCTTCATACATCGCGCACAGGCCTGCCATTCTCATGTACAGCTTGCAGAGGCGGCTCATCCCACGGCATTTTGTCATCCATGTTCTCAAGTCCAAGGGCTTGGTCAAGAGAGACATTGACTTGTTCCACGTGTTTTGTATTACCCACAACAAATTTGTAGACAAGTACCTTGACCGTCGGTGA
- the LOC127310051 gene encoding pentatricopeptide repeat-containing protein At5g66500, mitochondrial-like: protein MPARDAVAWNALIACHVRHGRPAAAAEAFRSMAAAGFAPTAATLCTMLKACASSRAVRPGRQVHARTLLARHDDIIMKTALVDLYMSCGYVEDANRLFIHMERPKDAALCNALLSGCVENGHFREAFLMLGGIEPNGIALTCALSACSATANLAYGLQVHCKALRCGFDSETILCNALIDMYAKCGRTVAARKVFDRMTGRNVLSWSSMVDGYSRHGHGEEALDLFERMEKAVSPNAITFLAVLSACGHSGLVDQGRAKLHLMKSKYAIDPGPEHYACFIDMLGRAGQIDEAWDLYCSLRANLTELSGAICVAMLNACISNIDVVRGNKVAGHLLEVDPQNTRNLVLISNFHAAARQWSVSDESREVIMKKGLKKEAASSHVSMG, encoded by the coding sequence atgcccgCGCGAGACGCCGTTGCCTGGAACGCGCTCATCGCCTGCCACGTCCGGCACGGGCGCCCAGCAGCCGCCGCCGAAGCCTTCCGCAGCATGGCAGCTGCCGGGTTCGCACCAACAGCCGCCACCCTCTGCACCATGCTCAAGGCCTGCGCCTCCTCCCGCGCCGTCCGCCCCGGCCGCCAGGTCCACGCGCGGACACTACTCGCGCGCCACGATGATATCATCATGAAGACAGCACTTGTAGATCTCTACATGAGCTGCGGCTACGTCGAGGATGCCAACAGATTGTTTATCCACATGGAGCGCCCAAAGGATGCGGCGCTATGCAACGCTCTTCTCTCCGGCTGCGTGGAGAATGGCCATTTCCGGGAAGCTTTCTTGATGCTGGGGGGAATCGAGCCCAACGGAATCGCGCTGACATGCGCTCTCTCAGCCTGCTCGGCCACAGCAAACTTGGCATACGGTCTGCAGGTGCACTGCAAGGCTCTCCGCTGCGGGTTCGATTCCGAGACTATCCTCTGCAATGCGCTCATCGACATGTACGCAAAGTGTGGGCGGACAGTGGCTGCACGCAAGGTCTTCGATCGAATGACCGGCCGAAATGTCCTTTCTTGGTCCAGCATGGTTGATGGTTATAGTCGCCATGGGCACGGCGAAGAGGCTTTGGATCTGTTTGAGAGGATGGAGAAAGCTGTCTCGCCAAACGCCATTACATTTCTGGCTGTTCTCTCAGCTTGTGGACACTCTGGCCTCGTGGACCAAGGCCGAGCCAAGTTACATTTGATGAAAAGCAAGTATGCAATTGATCCAGGACCAGAGCACTACGCTTGTTTTATTGACATGTTAGGCCGGGCAGGACAGATCGATGAGGCATGGGATCTCTACTGTAGTTTGCGTGCGAATCTTACTGAGCTTTCTGGTGCTATCTGTGTGGCTATGCTGAATGCATGTATATCTAACATAGATGTGGTGAGAGGCAACAAGGTAGCTGGGCATCTTCTGGAAGTTGATCCGCAGAATACTCGAAACCTTGTGTTGATCTCAAATTTTCACGCTGCTGCTAGGCAATGGTCTGTATCGGATGAGTCAAGGGAGGTTATAATGAAAAAGGGTCTGAAGAAAGAAGCAGCTAGTAGTCATGTATCTATGGGCTAA
- the LOC127306147 gene encoding transcription termination factor MTERF15, mitochondrial isoform X3: protein MGLEREEDLSSVAWIAEEWEGWEERRRSSAERGGGGGARDICWDLEAPRWGSWAKLLLSVSQTRTRSNKQSARAMLRLQSHLLRAAASPLHRFHLSTAAAAASTTPAQFVVEDYLVASCGLAPAKALRASKYLSHLKSPANADAVRAFLADAGIAKADIASAIACFPRLLCSSVDKTLTPRLAQLLDMGLSPPQISRLYAFAPSLSPARISRLAFYLSLLGSYDKCGLTCDDIADLYARGRTGNLLTSSLEHVKGMVACIERLGVSCDSGMFKAALVTVCNQRPERITAKLELLERALGCSEARMAVCKLPTILNLSELTLGYRVEFMRTEFGLEPSYIAHRPAILMYSLQRRLIPRHFVIHVLKSKGLVKRDIDLFHVFCITHNKFVDKYLDRR, encoded by the exons ATGGGGCTGGAGAGGGAAGAAGACTTGAGCAGCGTGGCGTGGATTGCGGAGGAGTGGGAGGGGTGGGAGGAGAGGCGGCGGAGCAGCGCGgagagaggcggcggcggcggcgcacgagACATTTGCTGGGACTTGGAGGCCCCAAGATGGGGCAGCTGGGCCAAGTTGCTGTTATCAGTATCACAAACACGAACTCGCTCAAATAAGCAGTCAGCGCGAGCGATGCTCCGCCTCCAAAGCCacctcctccgcgccgccgcctctcccctCCACCGCTTCCAcctctccaccgccgccgccgccgcctccacaaCCCCTGCCCAGTTCGTCGTCGAGGACTACCTCGTCGCGTCGTGCGGCCTCGCACCAGCGAAAGCGCTCAGGGCCTCCAAGTACCTCTCCCACCTCAAGTCGCCTGCCAATGCCGACGCCGTCCGCGCGTTCCTCGCCGACGCCGGGATCGCCAAAGCCGACATCGCCTCGGCCATTGCCTGCTTCCCTCGGCTCCTCTGCTCCAGCGTCGACAAAACCCTAACCCCCCGCCTCGCTCAGCTCCTGGACATGGGCCTCTCCCCTCCCCAGATCTCCCGCCTCTACGCCTTCGCGCCCTCCCTCAGCCCCGCCCGGATCTCCCGCCTCGCCTTCTACCTCTCCTTGCTGGGATCCTACGACAAG TGCGGACTAACCTGTGACGATATCGCCGACCTCTACGCGCGTGGACGTACCGGCAATCTGCTCACCAGCAGTTTAGAGCATGTCAAGGGAATGGTAGCATGTATCGAGAGGCTAGGCGTGAGCTGCGACTCCGGGATGTTCAAGGCAGCCCTTGTCACCGTCTGCAACCAAAGGCCTGAGAGGATTACCGCGAAACTCGAGTTACTGGAGAGGGCTCTTGGATGCTCGGAGGCCAGGATGGCCGTGTGCAAGCTGCCCACCATCCTTAACCTGTCGGAGCTCACGCTAGGCTACAGGGTGGAGTTCATGAGGACCGAGTTTGGGTTAGAGCCTTCATACATCGCGCACAGGCCTGCCATTCTCATGTACAGCTTGCAGAGGCGGCTCATCCCACGGCATTTTGTCATCCATGTTCTCAAGTCCAAGGGCTTGGTCAAGAGAGACATTGACTTGTTCCACGTGTTTTGTATTACCCACAACAAATTTGTAGACAAGTACCTTGACCGTCGGTGA